ttaattaaaaaatcaatttttaaattaaaataaaaaactataaTATCACGATGATCCATACTAAAAGACAATCCGTGAATTAGTGAAAGATTATATTTTGTAGAATATAATTATTCTGAACAAGTTTTGCATTGTTTGAGTAAACCATATATAGATGGGTTTTTAACTCCAACTTTCATTGTGacttcgatgtgggataaatggtactccttccgtcccaaggaagatgacccctttcaGGGCGGCATGAGAtattatgcaactttattttgtgtgttaagtggagaaaataaagtaagaagagggaataaaatagagataaatgtgtttccattttttataatgagtcatcttggttgggataaaccaaaaataaaagtgggtcatcttcaatAGGACCGAGGAAGAAGTTTTATAAATAGATTTTAGGAAGAAGTTTTATAAATAGATTTTCAACTCCAAGTTTCTTTGTGATTTCGATATGGGACAATTAATTTTACTCTAAGAGTTTTTGTTGCTCGGTTGAAATTGAAAAATCAGAAGGTATACTTCTCATGGAGGGGAAAGAGAAGCCAAGACTGAGAGAGGCAGAGAACTCAGCAACTTCAGTAGTGCTCCTCGGTCTTAGAAACTCAAACTATGTATGATTATGTTCTAAACCTAGGATAGTGTATTTAGTGAAACAGTTGACCGCAATAGGAATTATAGTTGTACTATCAAATTCTTGAGAATCAATAATTTGACAAAGCAATGAGGATACTTTATTCTCAAGAATTTGACAAGGTTATGAGGATGCTTTATGTTGTACATGTACCTAGTTTTGATTGTTCAGAACAGTTAATCTACTTTTGATTGTAGATAATAATTAATCTAGTTCATTTATTATACTGGTTAAGTTCTAGAAGTATTATCTTCTTCTTTTATAGTACAAATACCTTTGCACCCCAATTCAACATATTGTTGTGGTTAAGTAATGtggtttttttaaattaattaaggtaggtgtttgtttaaatttgttatgtttaatataatatattttgatattttagtaattgaaaataaaaataaaaactataacattaaaaagtaaatgaaaaatgagttttaATTGATAGGACGAACACTAGTCCGATCCACTGCAGAAGGAATGGTCGGACTAAGAAATGTTGATGTGGTGACCACTAGTCcgaccattgtggatgctctaaaagttATGGCCTAAGGCCATTCGCAATGGGGGGCGATCAATTGAGCCTATTATCGGCCCCTCATTGTGGAAGAGGGGCCGATCATCCGCCTTCCCACCATCACCCCAATTAGCCGTTGTATCGGCTTTGGCCGATCCCATAGGGCCTTTGATCGGCTATCTATTGTGGTGATAAGGCCAATCATCGATTTTATTTTAAGTatattttctataatttatTTGTCTTGAGTTTATTCTTATTTACCATTTTATCGCATTTTATTTGAgtgaaacaattaaaattgaaatatacaaAGATTGATGAGgtggaaatgaaatgaaaagtgGGATAGGATAGACTCTTGATAGGCCCTTCCATTGCAGGGTGATAGACCCTTAAGAATAAGTAAGATAAAATGTTGTcgtggaaataaaaaaattgactcTTCCATAGTGAATGGCTCTAACCcagaaaaataagagaaatgatgatgtggcggagAGTTACGACCGAGGCGTGGATTATGAATACACTAAATAtcctaatactccctccgtccatgaaaaaatCTCATTTTGTCAGTTTGGGATATCCACAAAATATAGTCCAATTTCTAGAAATGGAAAGtttatctttcatactttacACATTTATTCTCATCTCTCCCATACCTTACCtatctttttttaaatattttttactttatctacTTATTTAATTTCCTCTAATTTTTAccatttctcattaaaactggCCATTGAGACTATTttaatggacggagggagtaaaagaaAAAGTGGAAAAGTGAAATAGATGAAAATGATGAGAAATGtggaatatataaaagtggattATAGACCCCACCCTTCCTTTATCAATACCCCGCTCAAAatcttctttcttctcctctttCCATAACTGTGTCACACACACATGTGAAATCACCCGTAGCTTCGTACCATTGTAGTAAGTGATTATGGGGAAATACATGCGTACCCGTGCCAGAACCAAAAACATAGACGTCTCTCACTCACCCCTTGGCGTCCGTACCCGCGCCAGAACCTTAGCCCTCAAATCCTCCGCCTCCGATTTTCTCCAGCTCCGCTCCCGCCGCCTCCAGAAGCCGCCGCTCCTCCAGCAATACCTCCACAATTCCCCCAAAATACCGCCTCCTCCTAAACAGTGCCTCGTTTCTACACATAATCAAAACCCCCAAATTGAGCCCGCCAACGAAGTTGGGAATGAAGCATCTCAAATGGCGGCTTTGGAAATTGAGGCATCTTTTGGCGAAAACGATTTGGATACGGAACCTAGACAAAGGTATTATTAACCTTTGAAGTATATTTCCTGATTtaatttccaacttttttttgttttgtttccgAGAATTGTTATAAATTTAATCCTCATCTACAAGtcaaaaaaattctattttatCGCCTCCATTTCAACGGCGGCTGTATTTCTGATTAAATGGAGGtatatgtttttttgtttgccCTCTTTCGGTTAACTGAAAAGTGTAACAATCGATTTAGAAGGTGATGGTTTCTGATGCTGCTCCGCTTAAATATAGAGTAATTTATTCATTTGGCTTCTGAAACTATATTAATGGATCTGATTTTGATGAAATTTACTTCTCACTCTAGCATTACACAACTGTTTGTATATTTGATCCAGTGCTTCAAGGGCTtttcatatactccctctgttccttgttaattgagGAACTATGAAGATTATGTGTGTTAAGCaatagtgaataaagtaagtgaaatAGTTacttttttgccaaaaatagaaatgattcaaTTAGATTGGAATTtctcaaaaatagaaaaataactcaattaatgtagaacggaaggagtatgttGTAGGGTAATTCGGGTTCGGCTTCACTTTGTATTAGACTATTTCTAATGTTGAGTCTTTTGTATGTGAAGAcaacattttaattaaatgtgttGTTGTGCAGGTGCACCAGAGAAAGCACCCCTTGTAGTATGATTGGAGGTGCTGGCAGTATCACGGCACACGGGTCTTCAACAAAGCAGCTAAGTCCCAATATCTCCAATCAAAGGGCCCCAAGAAATATCCCCACACCTCGCGAGATGGATGAATTTTTTTCCCATGCAGAGCAGCCCCACGATCGCCTTTTCATCGAAAAGTATGTGCTTGTTTGAGCTGAAGTTGTTTCTTGAGCATAAAGTATTTGTGATATCATCCTTGTTTCTAACGGTGCAGGTATAATTTTGACATTGTTAACGATTTGCCCCTCCCCGGGCGTTATGAGTGGATAAAGAGTGATGGCATGGGCAGTGTTGGTTGTATCTTATGATCTTAAGAAAGAAGGGGTAAAATATGGTATTAGCCACTCACTCCTGCAATAGTATTAGAATCAGCACAGAATGTAACATTAGGCTCTGATAAAGTTCCATTCAACTCGAAGTTAGTTAGTTAGGAACTAACTGTTCATTGTCTTGGTGATAACCAACCAGTCGGCCGGGACATAAACGTCGAATATACACCTCTGCCTTTTTATCAGATATCAGGGCATTTAAATGCATTTGAGCCACAAACTTGAGGGCATAGATCATTTCTTTAAATTGCTGTGTTTAACTGAAGCACAGATGAATTCAGTAGAGAATTGGTGTTTGAATTGTGAAAAATTTCATTGTGGGCTTCAGGCTCTGGTGAGCAAATATGAGTTTACGTGAAGCAGCAATTATTGGACTCTGTTTTATTTTATGGAATCGCTCAAAATTTTGTTTCTGTCGACGATGTACGTACGGTTTTTGGTTCCCATGTGAATTGCTGTGCAGCACTTAAATGACATTTTTGGTTTTTTCCCTAAAAAGTAATCCACATATTCATTATTACAAGGCACTAACTTCACTAAATTATTTGACAAACTATTCCCATGTGATTTTTTACCAAGCTGCACAAGTGTCTAGATAGCTATATTTTTCAGTTATTCACGGTTATAATCGGAATTGATAAACTGTTAGGGGAGGGATCAATtgctaatttaatttttaattgctaattataattaatttagaatCATAAGATTTGTAGAGATCTAGTGCTCTATAAATCGTCAGGTGTAAAttcgttttattattatttaaatttaaaaagataagaaaactattaaaattagagttttgtattaaaatgtcaatatagtgtattaaacatatcaatactGTTcgttgaatatgtcaacacaatttagcattgacattgtatatgtattatattgatatattatGATAGCTATATTGACATTAAGCTATTTTCGAAAAATACGAAttagagattttttttaaattttgagatcagaacatatgcaagtgagatctcgttagaatctctataaaattatctttaatttgatataagttgtgtaaaaaagtaatttaaattgggatatttataatcatttaaagtttttagattttttttaaagttagttataactaacttttggtCAATTAACATTAATACccctaattgacatttttttgcATCATATTGATATTCGTACATGAATGATCTTGTACCTTGATTTAGTGATTTAATGCCTATCATTTAGTTGTTGTTAGCAATTTAAGAGGGAGTCAACAATATAATACACCTCCGGTCAGTTATaactaaaaatataagaaaatattttatatatcgaTTAATAATTCCTTCGTTCCACTCAAGATATccacatttcttttttagtttgtctcatttaaGATGTCTACTTTTTATATCTGAAAACAAATACACCTTTCATCTCTCCTCATTAAtatattcaactactttttttctctacgCACTCTATCTAACAactcctcctaaaatctcgtgtcactcaagaatgtgaacatcttgagtgggacggagggagtatactcCCATTATCCTCTActttttgtctattttttgtcattttcatccATCTCTcatttattgtttatttccACATTtgaccataaatgataagtatggATTACATTCACCAACTCATTTcatctatattttattatacaactaatatataaaagtatttagctaattttttaattcatttttctttacatttcttaaaaactCGTGTCAAATACAAAAATAGACTAAAAAtaggggatggagggagtacggAGTATTTTCTTCGTCCCAGTGAAGATGATATACTCTCTTTTTTGGTTTGTTTCAACTAGAGATGTCAATCCAATTCGAAGCTTGCCGAATAATCAGTTAAAATTAGTGGATTAGGACTGTAAAATCACAACTCAAATGTAAAATCGGGCTATTCGCCCGGTCGAGTTACGGGTCGGCCAATTGGGTGTGCAAGgtaaatctaaaaaaaaattctaaggGTTTAGAGAATTAGATTTTTATATTCTCTCATGTGTGCCTTCGCAGTTAATCCTCTTTCAACCGAACACTCATTTACTCATCATTTACGGTATCAAAATGGACTCGGTCTGAGATTATAGGCTGTGGGGATAAACTCTAACATTAAGTTAAAGCATATCCACATGAATATAGTAGTGTTAGACTGTTAGTTATATATAGAAGATACTGGTAATCTAgtgatatgtgtttgtttttaaTCACAATGTTGCAAGTTTGGTTATGAcatttggattttttggttttttttttctcctcttctttgttctttttcgcTGACCCATCTCAAATTGGTTGGATGTACCAAATGGGACAATGTTGCTAGTTTGGTTATGAcatttggattttttggtttttttttctcctcttctttgttctttttcgcTGACACATCTCAAATTGGTTGGATGTACCAAATGGGACAATGTTGCTAGTTTGGTTATGAcatttggattttttggtttttttttctcctcttctttgttctttttcgcTGACACATCTCAAATTGGTTGGATGTACAAATGGGACAATGTTGCTAGTTTGGTTATGAcatttggattttttggtttttttttctcctcttctttgttcttttttgcTGACACATCTCAAATTGGTTGGATGTACAAATGGGAGAAAGAGAATGATGTTATAAAAAGAGGGCAATTCTAGTAAGAGACACAACTTGTTATGGATCTAAAATACTTGGGGGATTCAAATGgcgggatgtattcatatcttttttctaatttgtgtttaatttttcaattaaattttgaCCCTT
This genomic interval from Salvia splendens isolate huo1 chromosome 13, SspV2, whole genome shotgun sequence contains the following:
- the LOC121760012 gene encoding cyclin-dependent kinase inhibitor 4-like translates to MGKYMRTRARTKNIDVSHSPLGVRTRARTLALKSSASDFLQLRSRRLQKPPLLQQYLHNSPKIPPPPKQCLVSTHNQNPQIEPANEVGNEASQMAALEIEASFGENDLDTEPRQRCTRESTPCSMIGGAGSITAHGSSTKQLSPNISNQRAPRNIPTPREMDEFFSHAEQPHDRLFIEKYNFDIVNDLPLPGRYEWIKSDGMGSVGCIL